The sequence below is a genomic window from Streptomyces sp. B21-105.
CTTCTTCGACGGATCGGTCGCCGCCCGTCCCCACTGCGTGATGGTGCCGCTCTCCTCCCCGGCGAAGTCCCACGGGGCATAGTGGTGAACGGAGATCATGATGCGCCGCTCGTTGGCGGGAACGGACGAGGAGCGATACTGGTCGGACGGGAGCGTGAAGCCGTAATTCCCGGCGGTGTAATCGATGTTCGTGTTCCAGCCGGCGATGAGAAGCCACCGCGAAGCGTTGTTGCCGCCCGTTTTCCGCACGGTGTCCACGAAGATCTGGTTGTAACTGTTGATGTTCGAGTAGCACGGTTGGGTCGGGCGGCCGTACTGCCCGTCGAACTCCTCGTTCATGGACTCCAGGATCAGGCGCTGGTCATAGTTCTTGAACTTGTTCGCGATCTGCTGCCAAGCCTTCTGGTACTTCGCCTTGATCGTCGTCTGGGACGCTGAATCACAGATCAGCCAGGAGCCGTTGACGTTCTTGTAGCCGTCGCCGTGCATGTTGATCAGAACATGCAGACCCCTGTTGTAGGCGTAGTTGACGACTTCTTGGATCCTGTTCAGCCAGGAGGGATTGATCGTGTAATTCGGCCCGGGCCCTATGGCGCCCAGGTAGGAGACCGGGATCCGGATCGTTTTGAAGCCTGCAGACCGCACTTTGTCGATGAGGGCCTGCGTGACGACCGGCTGGCCCCACGCCGTTTCGCTGGGGTATCCGTTGGTGGTGGCTTCGAGTTGGTTGCCCAGATTCCAGCCCGCGCCCATGTCGGCCACGATCTGTGAGGCGCTCGACTGCGCCGCGGTATCGGCCGATGCCGCATTCGTCGCGCCGTACACGGATGCGGCAACCGCCAACAGGGCGGCAAGGAAGCTGACTCTGATCTTCCCTGTCAGTGAAACCATGAGCTTTCCTCTCTTCTCTTCCGGTCCAAAGGGTTTCGGACCCTCGAATGACGTGTCTGTCCGAGTGCGGGCAGCCGGAGCCGCCGGCTGTTCGGGGGCGTGGTCTCCCGGCGCACCGGCCTGGGAACGTACACAGCCACCCGGCAATGACGCCGCGGCTGCCCTCGCGGGGATCCGGGAAGTGGTCGGAGCCGCGAAACGCGCTTGCTGTGGACGAAGGCCGGGCAGCCCGCTGACGTGGGTGGTGAGCTGGAATGGGGGGTGCGGAGCGCTGCTCGGGCAGGTGTCGGCAAGAGAGCGCCGGCGATGCCGCGATGGCGACGCTGACCCAGATGGTGGGGGAGCGACCGTGGGGGGTGATGCGGGTGTGGGGTGTGGGGTGGTGGGGGGTGGGGGTGACGGGGGTGGTGGCTGTTCCGCGGAAGCGTCGTAGAGGTGCCTTTCCCTTTTCCTTCCGGTCACGGCACTGGTTGTGTGCTGACGCCTCTGGGAGCGTTCCCACCTGGGGTGCAACAGTCAGATTCCCGATCGGGTGCCTGTCTGTCAATCATTGGCGCGTAACTCTGCTGCCTTCGACGCGTATTCGACAGATTGCCGGGCGGAAGGCGGTCGCGTGGCGTCCGGACCGGGCTGGGGCGGACCCGTCGCAACACCGCGACGCGGGCCTCCCCATGACCGGCATCGGCGACGCCGCCGGCGGTTGCGCCGCCCCACCGCCCCCGTTCATCCGGGCACGAGGTCACCGCGCCCGGCCAGGTCTCGGCGGTCCCGGGCCCCGGAGCGAATCCGGTGTCCGCAGCCGACTGAGGCCGACGGAGTTCTCGTCATCGAGCCTGGCGAGAGCGGTCGCGGCGCAGCCCCGCAGACGCCCCGTCAGGTTGCGCGTGTGCGCGGTCGGTCGAGCGGGTACGGCCCCGGCCGGGTGCCGCAGTCGACGACGAGATCCTGACCGTTGACGCGGTTCACGCCGGTGTCCCCGTCAGGGTGTGCGCGATGTGGTCGCTCAGCTGCGCCAGCCAGTCCGGCCGCGCGTTTCCGAGGAGGTGATCGCCGTGCGGGACGGACAGATAGGTGCCGTGCGGCGCCAGCCGGGCCAGCGACTCGCCGTTCGTCACGCCGGGGATGACGTCCCGGCCGCCGTCCACGACCAGCAGCGGGGCCGCGATGCGGGGCGCCAGGGCGGCGAGGTCCACCTGCTGGACGAACGCGTGCGCCGCGTCGGCTCCTCCGGCACGTCGGGCCATGATGTCCCGTACCGGCGGGGGCAGCGTCTCCCAGTCGAGGCGGAAGGGACCGCTGACGGTGGCGACGGCTGACACGCGCGGATCGAACGCCGCGGCCCTGGCCGCGAAATAGCCGCCCAGACTCAGGCCGACGAGCCCGATGCGTGCGACGCCGAGGGCATCGACGACCCGGCCCACGACCCGCTCGTAGTCCGCCACGAAAGTCGTGCCGGCCGCGAGCACGCCCTGTCCCGGACCGTCCATCGCGAACACTGCCAGCCCTCTGGCCAGCAGCGCGGACGCGAGATCGAGGAACTCCTCCTTGGCCGAGTCCAGACCGGGGACGACGACCACGGTCCCCGGTGCGTCCGAGGGGCTGTCCACGGGGCAACGCAGCCAGCCGGTGAATCCGTCACCGCTCACCCGTCGCGCACCGGGTTCCAGGAGGGTGAGGGCTCTGCCCAACGCGTGGTCCGCCTCGGCGGCGGCACGGTGCGCTTCCGCGTACGGCGCCAGGGTGGCCAGGTGGAACCACCGGGCCGCCACCAGGAGATACTGGCCCGCCGAGCGGACCGATCCCGCGTCCTGCGCGCGCCGGAGATAGCCGTGGCCCGTGCGGAGGAAGGCCGGGCCCCAGTCGGCGACCGAGGCGAGGCCGCCGGTGACGCGCCGGTACTCGTGAGGGTCGACGCCTGCGCCGGTGGCCCGGGTCCACTGGGCGGCGGCGAACTCCGCGGGGTTCATCGGGCTCCTCCGGTCAGCAGGACGGCCTTGCCACGTATCCCGCGCTCCCGCAGGTCGACCAGGGTCTCGGCGGTCTGCGCCCAGTCGGCGACGCGGCCGATCTCCGGATGCAGCCGGCCTTGCTCCACCAGGCTCACCAGCGCCGAGAGGTCACAGCCGTACGGGGCGCCGGCGTAGTGGAAGTGCTGGATCGTCACACGCTCGGGACCGCCGAGGAGGTCGAAGAAGTCCAGGGTCACAGGGGTGCGGCTCGCCTGGCCGAACCAGACGAGCAGGCCGCCCGGGCGCACCTTCGACAGGGCGAGCGGCAGAGCCGGCCCGCCGGTGGACTCCAGCACGACATCGAACGGCCCCTGAGCCGACGCCACCTCGTGCACCACCCGCGCCCCCAGCGCCGCGAGCCGCTCACCGCGCACCGGCGTCGCCGTCACCGCGGTCACCATCGCTCCGGCCCCCACGGCCAGCTCGGTGACGTAGTGGCCGACGCCGCCCGAGGCGCCGGTCAGCAGCACCCGTCGGCCGGCCAGGGAACCGGCCGTGCGCAGCAGCCGCAGGGCGGTGATCCCGGCCAGCGGCAGAGCCGCCGCCCGCGCGCTGTCCACGCTGTCCGGGAGCACCGCGAGCGAGTGCGTGGGCACGGCCGCGTACTCGGCCCAGCCGCCCTGCGCAGGGTGCCCGACGACGCGGGTGCCGATGCCGGGGCCGGACCCGTCGGCCGCCGCCTGTACGACGAGCCCCGCGATGTCCTTGCCCGGCAGCGCCTTCGGCAGGGGGCGTTCGAGAAGGAACGTCTCACCCCGGTTCGGGGCGAACGCCTCGACCTTGATCAGTGCCTGACCGGGCTCCGGCACGGGTTGGGAGACCGCGGCGAAGGCGACCGGGCGCGCCGCGTCTCCCGTGGGAATCAGTCTTTGCATGGAGAGGATGCAACCCCGACGGCCGCCCCGCGATCCAACAACGAACAGGCACAGCCGACAACTTCTGGTTGTCACCTATGGTGAGAGCCATGGATCTGGACGTGGCGCAGGTACGTGCCTTCGTGCGCGCCGCCGAAGAACTCCACTTCGGCCGGGCGGCCGGGACACTCGCGATCTCCCAGCAGGCGCTGTCCAAGAGGATCGCGCGGCTGGAATCCCTGCTCGGCGCCGGTCTCTTCCGGCGCGACGGCAACGGAGTACGCCTCACTGAGGCCGGACAGCGTTTCCTCGCACCCGCACGGCAGACCGTGGCTGCCGCCGATGCCGCGGTCGCCGCGGTGTCCGGGAAGGAACCATCGCTCCGCGTGGACGTCTGGGGACACCTCTACGCGCCCATGCGGACGATGGCCCAGGTCGCCGGACGAGCCGGTGAACTGGCGCTCGGGCACGGCCGCGACCTGCCGTCGGTGACGTCGGCCCTGCTGCACGGCGACATCGACGCGGCCTTCGGCCGAGTCCACCCCCCGCTGCCCGCGGGGCTGGCGCACCGCCTCGTCCGGCTCGAACCGGTGGACGCCGTGCTGAGCACGGACCATCCGCTCGCAGCCGAACCAGCCCTGCGGCCGGACCAGTTGCGCGACAGCACGCTGTGGGCGCCCGGTGCGCTGGACCGGCTGGACTTCCTCCACCGGTTCGCCGACCGGTTCGGCATCCGGAACACGGCCACCGGTGTCAACCTGGGGCTCGCCCACTTCCTGGCCGAAGTGGCGGGCGAGCCGCGAGGCTTCTCGCTGGTGCCCGCCGATGTGCCCCTGCCTCAGGTCCCGGGACTGCGCAGCGTCCCCCTGTTCGATCCCACACCGCTGTACGCCTGGTCGCTGATGTGGTGCACCGTAAACGCACACCCGAGGCTGACCGGCCTCGCCGCCGCCTGCGCCGAGGAAGCGGGGCGAAGCCGATGGCTGGAGTACGACCCGACCCGCGACTGGCTGCCCGAACCGCCCACGAGCGATCCGGGCTTCGGCGGGTAGCCCGTACCCGTGGCCCCGTGGCCCCGTGGCCCCGTGGCCCCGTGGCCCCGTCGAGCTGGGGGCCGGGGGGCCGTCGTGCCGGGGGGCCGACGGTGTCGTCCCGGCTGCACCGTGTGATTTGGACGAGCGCTTCTCCTGCGCTGCACGTGCGTTGGACGAGCGCTAACCGTCCTCTGGCGAGTGTGGAGTCACCAACTCCACCTGGGAGGACGGGAGCGGCGGAGAGCCGGTCGAGCCCGTCGAGCCGGTTGCGATGTGCCGCAGCCCCCTGAACTCCCGGGCGGATTCCGCTCAGGACTGCAAGGGACAGACTCATGGGTAACGCCGTAGGGCCACAGCGCAGGGCCGTTCTCACCGGAGGACTCGCGGCAGTGGGCGCGGCCGTGCTCACCGCCTGTTCCTCAAAGGCCAGTGGCGCCGACACCGCGAAGGCGGCGAACACCGGCGCGGCCTCGCCCTCCCCCTCCGCGCAGACCGCTCCCCGGCCCGACTCCGCCCGGACCGCCTACGCGAGGCTGATGGAGGGCAACAAGCGCTGGGTGAGCGGCAAACTGCAGCACCCCGACCAGGACCCTGCCCGCCGCAAGGTCCTCGCCCCCGAGCAGAAGCCCTACGGTGTCATCGTCTCCTGCATCGACTCCCGGGTACCGCCGGAGCTGGTCTTCGACACCGGCATCGGCGACCTGTTCGTGATACGCACCGGCGGGCAGGTCGTGCAGCCGGTGGTCGTCGGCTCCGTCGAGTACGGGCCGCTCACCTCGGGGTCCCCGCTCATCGTGGTGCTGGGTCACCAGAGCTGCGGTGCCGTCAAGGCGGCGTACAAGGCGCTCAAGGAGGCCACGGACCTGCCGGGCGACCTGGATGCGATCGTCGACGCCCTGCGCCCGGCCTACAAGGAGATCGCCAAGACCAAGCACGCCGACCCCGTCGACGCGATGATCCGCGCCCACGCCAACCGGACCGCCGCCGATCTGCGGTCTGACTCCGCCCTCGCCCCCTGGTGAAGAAGGGCGAACTGAGCGTGGTCAGCGCCTACTACTCCCTCGACACCGGGCGCGTGGAAACCCTCTCGGGAGCCCCGTCGGCCTGACCCGATCCACCCCTGCCACGGGACGACGGGCTCGTTCAGATCACCTCAAGTGACCTGAACGAGCCCGTCGTTGCGCTCTTCCCGCGCGGAGCCGTACGCGGCCCTCCGCCACCGTGAGCGCCACGAACGCCGCCCACCTCAACGAGCGAGTTCGGCTCGGCGAAGGCCGCGGAACACGTCCGCCGTCGCCCAGCCGCGCAGCGTGGCGTGAACCGATGAGCGGAACGCGGCCTCGGCCGTGGCGGCCTCGAGGGCCCCGGCCAGTTCGAGCGTCACGAGCCCGTGCATGGTCGCCCAGATCGACAGGGCGATCTCCGTCGCGTCACCGGCGAGGACGTTCGCCGTCACAGCGCGATCGATCGCCGCGAGGAGCGGACGGATCGGGTCGCCGGTACCGACCTTCCCCGACGGGGCGAACGGCTGCACACCGCCGAACAGCACCGTGTACAGGTGGCTGTGTCCGCGCCCCCAACGGCGGTAGGCGACGGCCAGCGCGTAGAGGTCGGCGAGAGGATCCGCGGAGGTCGGCACCGCCGACACATCCTGGAACAGGCCGGCGACGGCTCTGTCGCGCACCGCACGGATCAGCCCGTTCTTACCGCCGAACAGCGAGTACACCGCCGTCGTCGACGCCTCGGCGGCAGCGGCCACGGCGCGAACCGTGACCGACTCCCGCGGACCGGTGGCGAGCATCTCGGTCGCGCACTCCACGAGCCGCTCTTTGACGCCCTCGTCGTTCGTTCTCGGCCTACCCACGGCGAGCAGCCTACCTCCTTCTGATAACGTTGTTTTGAAACAGCGTTCTGAAACTGTCGGAGGTTCGCCGTGCCCACGTCCGCCCTAAGCCTCGTCCGCATCACCGCACGCTTACTGTTGGCCCTGGCCGCCGTCGTGACGCTGGTCGTCGTCTTTCTCGCACTGATCGCCCTCACGGACGGGGCGGCTTCGGGCCTCGCCGCGTGGGCGACGACCCTCGGGGCCGGGACCGTCCTCGCGCTGTGGCGGAGCCGGCGCGGCCGACGCGGCACCTGGCGGGCGCGGCTCGTGCCGTTCCTGCCGGTGATCGTCGCGGCGGCGTTGACGGCGACGGTCTGCATACCGACCGTGCCGACGGCCCGCCAGTACCCGCCCGCCCTGCCCTCGGTGTCCACCCAGTACTGGAGCCTGGCCACGGGCAGCCGGGTCGCCGTGTACCACTACCCGCCCGCGAAGACCGGCGCCCCGCATCCCGTCCCGCTCGTGTACCTCCACGGGGGACCTGTCCGCGGCATCGCGATGCAGGACCACCGGTTCCTGCGACAGCTGGCACGCCAGGGCTACGACGTATACGCCTACGAACAGGCCGGCGGCGGACGGAGCGCCCTGCTCCCCATGGACCAGTACACGATCTCCCGGTCGGTCCGTGACCTCGCCGCCTTCGTCGACCGCCTGGACAAGGGCAAGGCCGACGTCCTCGGATTCTCATCGGGCGGAGTCGTGCTCACCCGAGCCCTCGCCGACCCGGGCGTCGCCGCACGCCTGCACCGGGCGATCATCGCCGAGCCCGGCCCCATGGACGGCCCCACCGCACACATCACCGGCCACAAAGGCCGAGCATCCGCACGCGGCCTCGCGCCGGCCCCGACCGGACCGCGATCGACGCACGTCCCCCGGTACGCCGTGGCGTTCGGACTCATGCGCCTCGGACTCCTCACCCCCGACACCCAACTGCTCGGACAGGCCGAAGGCGACAACGCCTTCACCGCCGCGGACCTCGGCAGCGACACCGCATCCGCCTACTGTGCGCGCGACGCCCACCGCATCCCCGCCGAGGACACCGCGCGCAACTTCTCCTTCAGCCCCGCCGCCAGCCTCCGCATCCAGCAGACCACCAAGGACTCGCCCTCCGTCGCACCACTCCTGAGGCAGTCCCGGACGCCCGCGATGCTGATGATCGC
It includes:
- a CDS encoding glycoside hydrolase family 5 protein yields the protein MVSLTGKIRVSFLAALLAVAASVYGATNAASADTAAQSSASQIVADMGAGWNLGNQLEATTNGYPSETAWGQPVVTQALIDKVRSAGFKTIRIPVSYLGAIGPGPNYTINPSWLNRIQEVVNYAYNRGLHVLINMHGDGYKNVNGSWLICDSASQTTIKAKYQKAWQQIANKFKNYDQRLILESMNEEFDGQYGRPTQPCYSNINSYNQIFVDTVRKTGGNNASRWLLIAGWNTNIDYTAGNYGFTLPSDQYRSSSVPANERRIMISVHHYAPWDFAGEESGTITQWGRAATDPSKKSTWGQEDYLDAQLKMMYDAFATKGYPVVVGEYGSIDKSSFDSSNNRYRADFARAVTATAKKYGAATIYWDNGATARYGFGLFDRRSLTVTQPGIISAIMSGVAGAGLPSAA
- a CDS encoding alpha/beta hydrolase family protein, whose protein sequence is MNPAEFAAAQWTRATGAGVDPHEYRRVTGGLASVADWGPAFLRTGHGYLRRAQDAGSVRSAGQYLLVAARWFHLATLAPYAEAHRAAAEADHALGRALTLLEPGARRVSGDGFTGWLRCPVDSPSDAPGTVVVVPGLDSAKEEFLDLASALLARGLAVFAMDGPGQGVLAAGTTFVADYERVVGRVVDALGVARIGLVGLSLGGYFAARAAAFDPRVSAVATVSGPFRLDWETLPPPVRDIMARRAGGADAAHAFVQQVDLAALAPRIAAPLLVVDGGRDVIPGVTNGESLARLAPHGTYLSVPHGDHLLGNARPDWLAQLSDHIAHTLTGTPA
- a CDS encoding zinc-binding dehydrogenase translates to MQRLIPTGDAARPVAFAAVSQPVPEPGQALIKVEAFAPNRGETFLLERPLPKALPGKDIAGLVVQAAADGSGPGIGTRVVGHPAQGGWAEYAAVPTHSLAVLPDSVDSARAAALPLAGITALRLLRTAGSLAGRRVLLTGASGGVGHYVTELAVGAGAMVTAVTATPVRGERLAALGARVVHEVASAQGPFDVVLESTGGPALPLALSKVRPGGLLVWFGQASRTPVTLDFFDLLGGPERVTIQHFHYAGAPYGCDLSALVSLVEQGRLHPEIGRVADWAQTAETLVDLRERGIRGKAVLLTGGAR
- a CDS encoding LysR family transcriptional regulator produces the protein MDLDVAQVRAFVRAAEELHFGRAAGTLAISQQALSKRIARLESLLGAGLFRRDGNGVRLTEAGQRFLAPARQTVAAADAAVAAVSGKEPSLRVDVWGHLYAPMRTMAQVAGRAGELALGHGRDLPSVTSALLHGDIDAAFGRVHPPLPAGLAHRLVRLEPVDAVLSTDHPLAAEPALRPDQLRDSTLWAPGALDRLDFLHRFADRFGIRNTATGVNLGLAHFLAEVAGEPRGFSLVPADVPLPQVPGLRSVPLFDPTPLYAWSLMWCTVNAHPRLTGLAAACAEEAGRSRWLEYDPTRDWLPEPPTSDPGFGG
- a CDS encoding carbonic anhydrase, with product MGNAVGPQRRAVLTGGLAAVGAAVLTACSSKASGADTAKAANTGAASPSPSAQTAPRPDSARTAYARLMEGNKRWVSGKLQHPDQDPARRKVLAPEQKPYGVIVSCIDSRVPPELVFDTGIGDLFVIRTGGQVVQPVVVGSVEYGPLTSGSPLIVVLGHQSCGAVKAAYKALKEATDLPGDLDAIVDALRPAYKEIAKTKHADPVDAMIRAHANRTAADLRSDSALAPW
- a CDS encoding TetR-like C-terminal domain-containing protein: MGRPRTNDEGVKERLVECATEMLATGPRESVTVRAVAAAAEASTTAVYSLFGGKNGLIRAVRDRAVAGLFQDVSAVPTSADPLADLYALAVAYRRWGRGHSHLYTVLFGGVQPFAPSGKVGTGDPIRPLLAAIDRAVTANVLAGDATEIALSIWATMHGLVTLELAGALEAATAEAAFRSSVHATLRGWATADVFRGLRRAELAR
- a CDS encoding alpha/beta hydrolase, whose translation is MPTSALSLVRITARLLLALAAVVTLVVVFLALIALTDGAASGLAAWATTLGAGTVLALWRSRRGRRGTWRARLVPFLPVIVAAALTATVCIPTVPTARQYPPALPSVSTQYWSLATGSRVAVYHYPPAKTGAPHPVPLVYLHGGPVRGIAMQDHRFLRQLARQGYDVYAYEQAGGGRSALLPMDQYTISRSVRDLAAFVDRLDKGKADVLGFSSGGVVLTRALADPGVAARLHRAIIAEPGPMDGPTAHITGHKGRASARGLAPAPTGPRSTHVPRYAVAFGLMRLGLLTPDTQLLGQAEGDNAFTAADLGSDTASAYCARDAHRIPAEDTARNFSFSPAASLRIQQTTKDSPSVAPLLRQSRTPAMLMIAECSSQVRQWATAVLANDPAVQRTQYMPGVGHHMWNGLDDNNARAAAVITAFLQDEPAPLPNHPTREEIPAFLRDHK